A genomic region of Streptomyces rimosus contains the following coding sequences:
- a CDS encoding enoyl-CoA hydratase/isomerase family protein encodes MTAPSVRVATGPDGVALVTLDRPERHNAIDLETAERLASIWRGFRCDDEVRAVVLTGAGGRAFCTGIDRAVQVPQPSSPYSLDDPLLTIGPKANDLWKPVVAAVEGMACGGAFYLLGECEFLVASEEATFFDPHTSYGMVSAYESVFLAQRMPYGEAARLALMGTAERLGAHRAYETGLVSELTPPGGAVAAARRAAAILAAHPTGAVQGTVRALWASREAVRAQALAHAPQLIALGNLPPERQAGLFASRSRDFRVR; translated from the coding sequence GTGACGGCGCCTTCCGTACGCGTGGCGACGGGGCCGGACGGCGTCGCGCTGGTCACGCTCGACCGGCCCGAGCGCCACAACGCCATCGACCTGGAGACGGCCGAACGGCTCGCGTCCATATGGCGCGGGTTCCGCTGCGACGACGAGGTGCGCGCCGTCGTCCTGACCGGCGCCGGGGGCAGGGCCTTCTGCACCGGTATCGACCGCGCCGTACAGGTCCCGCAGCCGTCCTCCCCGTACTCGCTCGACGACCCCCTGCTCACCATCGGCCCGAAGGCGAACGACCTGTGGAAGCCGGTCGTCGCGGCCGTCGAGGGGATGGCCTGCGGCGGGGCGTTCTATCTGCTGGGCGAGTGCGAGTTCCTGGTCGCCTCCGAGGAGGCCACGTTCTTCGACCCGCACACGTCCTACGGGATGGTCAGCGCGTACGAGTCGGTGTTCCTGGCCCAGCGCATGCCGTACGGCGAGGCCGCGCGGCTGGCCCTGATGGGCACGGCGGAACGGCTCGGCGCCCACCGCGCCTACGAAACGGGCCTGGTCTCGGAGCTGACGCCGCCGGGCGGCGCGGTGGCCGCGGCCCGGCGCGCCGCCGCGATACTGGCCGCGCATCCGACCGGCGCGGTGCAGGGCACCGTACGGGCCCTGTGGGCGTCGCGGGAGGCCGTGCGGGCGCAGGCGCTGGCCCACGCCCCGCAGTTGATCGCACTGGGCAACCTGCCGCCGGAGCGGCAGGCCGGCCTCTTCGCGTCCCGTTCCCGGGACTTCAGGGTCCGCTGA
- a CDS encoding Zn-ribbon domain-containing OB-fold protein, with product MSTSMKGTTDNAPEPRPTPDPRPVPEPRPAPDPQPSGAPQPPDEAALLLPVPDDDGAPFWEYAARGELRVQGCAACGELRFPPRPCCPHCQSFDDRWQRMSGRGRIWSYVLPHPPLLPAYAAQAPYNVVVVELADAPRIRLVGNLVAAPDAALDSVDPARIRIGAPVKVAFHEQAPGVTVPRWLLERP from the coding sequence ATGTCCACCAGCATGAAGGGGACCACTGACAACGCCCCTGAACCGCGTCCGACCCCCGACCCGCGCCCGGTGCCCGAACCACGTCCAGCCCCCGACCCGCAACCGTCCGGTGCCCCACAGCCACCCGACGAGGCCGCCCTGCTCCTCCCCGTCCCCGACGACGACGGCGCCCCCTTCTGGGAATACGCCGCCCGTGGCGAACTCCGCGTCCAGGGCTGCGCCGCCTGCGGCGAACTCCGCTTCCCGCCCCGCCCCTGCTGCCCGCACTGCCAGTCCTTCGACGACCGCTGGCAGCGGATGTCGGGACGCGGCCGCATCTGGTCGTACGTCCTGCCGCACCCGCCGCTGCTGCCCGCCTACGCCGCGCAGGCCCCGTACAACGTCGTCGTGGTGGAGCTGGCCGACGCCCCGCGCATCCGCCTGGTCGGCAACCTGGTCGCGGCCCCGGACGCGGCGCTGGACTCGGTGGACCCGGCCCGTATCCGCATCGGCGCCCCGGTCAAGGTGGCGTTCCACGAGCAGGCGCCGGGCGTGACCGTGCCGCGCTGGCTGCTGGAGCGGCCGTGA
- a CDS encoding lipid-transfer protein: MGATLKDAAVIAGIGRTAFARRLPESERTLACRAITAALDDAGIAPSEVDAFASYTMEETDEVEVAKAIGAGDVTFFAKAGYGGGGSCATVAHLAAAIATGQASVGVAWRSRKRGSGPRPWRNTTVQLPTPAQWTRPFGLLRPVDEIGILARRYMHEYGATRDHFFNVALACRNRANQNPAAIMYERPLTREMYMTARWISEPLCLFDNCLETDGALACVVVAAERARDLRQRPVYVHSAAQGLPAQHHGMVNYWTEDPLTGPAWTAARQLWKQADFGPGDVDVAQIYDAFTPLIPLSLEGYGFCGRGEGAAFTEGGALEIGGRLPLNTAGGGLSEAYIHGFNLITEGVRQLRGTSTAQVPDAATCLVTAGEGVPTSALLLRS; the protein is encoded by the coding sequence ATGGGGGCCACCCTGAAGGACGCGGCGGTGATAGCCGGGATCGGCCGGACGGCGTTCGCCAGAAGGCTGCCCGAGTCGGAACGCACGCTGGCCTGCCGGGCGATCACCGCCGCCCTGGACGACGCCGGGATCGCCCCGTCCGAGGTGGACGCCTTCGCCTCCTACACCATGGAGGAGACCGACGAGGTCGAGGTGGCCAAGGCCATCGGCGCCGGGGACGTCACGTTCTTCGCCAAGGCCGGTTACGGCGGCGGGGGTTCGTGCGCGACCGTGGCCCACCTGGCGGCGGCCATCGCCACCGGCCAGGCGAGCGTCGGTGTCGCCTGGCGCTCGCGCAAGCGCGGTTCCGGGCCCCGCCCGTGGCGGAACACCACTGTCCAACTGCCCACTCCCGCCCAATGGACCCGTCCTTTCGGCCTGCTGCGGCCCGTCGACGAGATCGGCATCCTCGCCCGGCGCTATATGCACGAATACGGCGCCACCCGCGACCACTTCTTCAACGTCGCCCTCGCCTGCCGCAACCGCGCCAACCAGAACCCCGCCGCGATCATGTACGAGCGCCCGCTGACCCGCGAGATGTACATGACCGCCCGCTGGATCAGCGAGCCGCTGTGCCTCTTCGACAACTGCCTGGAGACCGACGGCGCCCTGGCGTGCGTGGTCGTCGCCGCCGAGCGCGCCCGTGACCTGCGCCAGCGCCCCGTGTATGTGCACTCGGCCGCACAGGGTCTGCCCGCCCAGCACCACGGCATGGTCAACTACTGGACCGAGGATCCGCTCACCGGACCGGCCTGGACCGCAGCCCGGCAGCTGTGGAAACAGGCCGACTTCGGCCCCGGGGACGTCGATGTCGCGCAGATCTACGACGCGTTCACCCCGCTGATCCCGCTCTCCCTGGAGGGCTACGGCTTCTGCGGGCGCGGCGAGGGCGCGGCCTTCACCGAGGGCGGGGCCCTGGAGATCGGCGGCCGGCTGCCGCTGAACACCGCGGGCGGCGGGCTGAGCGAGGCGTACATCCACGGCTTCAACCTCATCACCGAAGGCGTGCGGCAACTGCGCGGCACCAGCACCGCCCAGGTCCCGGACGCCGCCACCTGCCTGGTCACGGCCGGGGAAGGGGTCCCCACTTCCGCCCTGCTGCTGAGGAGTTGA